In the genome of Rhodamnia argentea isolate NSW1041297 chromosome 3, ASM2092103v1, whole genome shotgun sequence, one region contains:
- the LOC115753762 gene encoding KDEL-tailed cysteine endopeptidase CEP1-like yields the protein MDNGFQYIIDNQGISSTSDYPYVGADGTCDEQASSITIAKIWSYRDVNPSEDDMLPAVAMQPVSVVLDASRYKFENYKGQVFTGPCGANMNHAVTVVRYGADADATKFWLMRNSWDVW from the coding sequence ATGGACAACGGCTTCCAGTACATCATCGACAACCAAGGCATTAGCTCCACGTCGGACTACCCGTATGTTGGGGCCGACGGTACCTGCGACGAGCAGGCCTCGTCCATCACCATAGCCAAGATTTGGTCCTACAGGGACGTCAACCCGAGCGAGGACGACATGCTGCCAGCTGTGGCGATGCAACCGGTGTCGGTGGTGCTCGATGCGAGCAGGTACAAGTTCGAGAACTACAAGGGCCAGGTCTTCACCGGCCCGTGCGGCGCCAATATGAACCACGCAGTGACCGTGGTCAGGTACGGGGCGGATGCGGACGCGACCAAGTTTTGGTTGATGAGGAACTCTTGGGACGTTTGGTGA